The Haloplanus salinarum genome includes a region encoding these proteins:
- a CDS encoding ABC transporter permease subunit translates to MRGPGDGFWAVFAREVRGAVRSRTYLLLTLALTLVLFALARAGNGPAAGYVPTTVDVLLVVEVLVPAVAFAVGYRAITDDAVRGTLDVLATYPLPPWAYVIGVYAGRAVVLLTVVLVPLALLGVAVALSAGPATTVFATHRGIDSPLLFVRFIALTAAFTLTTLAIAVAVSALADSRRRAILLSLVGLLVVVVGADVTVLQAMTGGVGVGLDILLGLSPASAYRGLVFETVLYVAFSGRTGFVSIPVAAAGLVAWTGASLLVATLAVRSRRA, encoded by the coding sequence ATGAGGGGACCGGGCGACGGGTTCTGGGCTGTCTTCGCCCGCGAGGTGCGTGGTGCCGTCCGGAGCCGAACGTATCTCCTCCTCACGCTCGCGCTGACGCTGGTCCTCTTCGCCCTCGCACGGGCCGGCAACGGGCCCGCTGCCGGCTACGTACCGACGACCGTCGACGTGTTGCTGGTCGTGGAGGTGCTCGTCCCTGCGGTGGCCTTCGCCGTCGGCTACCGCGCCATCACCGACGACGCCGTCCGTGGGACGCTCGACGTCCTCGCCACCTACCCGCTCCCACCGTGGGCGTACGTGATCGGTGTCTACGCCGGGCGCGCGGTCGTGTTGCTAACGGTCGTCCTCGTCCCCCTCGCCCTCCTCGGTGTCGCCGTGGCGCTGTCGGCCGGTCCAGCGACGACGGTGTTCGCCACACACCGGGGCATCGACTCGCCGCTCCTGTTCGTCCGGTTCATAGCCCTCACGGCGGCGTTCACGCTCACGACGCTCGCCATCGCCGTCGCCGTCTCGGCGCTTGCGGACTCCCGGCGGCGAGCGATACTGCTCTCGCTCGTCGGCTTGCTGGTCGTGGTCGTCGGTGCCGACGTGACCGTCCTGCAGGCGATGACCGGCGGGGTCGGCGTGGGGCTGGACATCTTGCTCGGGCTATCGCCCGCGAGCGCGTACCGGGGGTTGGTGTTCGAGACGGTGCTGTACGTCGCGTTCTCGGGACGAACCGGCTTCGTGTCGATACCCGTCGCGGCTGCCGGCCTCGTCGCGTGGACCGGCGCCTCGCTGCTGGTCGCGACACTCGCAGTCCGTTCCCGTCGGGCCTAG
- a CDS encoding ABC transporter ATP-binding protein has product MTETYLRGTDVSRTFGDVTALAGVSIEVPAGSVVALIGPNGSGKTTLLRILSGLLAPSDGEVSYDGPDAARPLGYLPQEPTFRPGFTTRETIGFYARLVDDDPDELLDRVGLDRVPDRRVEALSGGMTRLLGIAQALAGDPPVLALDEPASGLDPGMSQRVFDILDRLAEDGHSVVVTSHDLPLVERSADRIVVLDRGEAVAADTPAALRERTGGPLHETFTSLVQADDSVGIHTGETR; this is encoded by the coding sequence GTGACGGAGACGTACCTGCGCGGGACGGACGTGAGCCGCACGTTCGGCGACGTTACCGCGCTCGCCGGCGTCTCTATCGAGGTTCCGGCGGGGAGCGTCGTGGCCCTGATCGGTCCGAACGGCTCGGGGAAGACCACGCTCCTGCGGATCCTGTCCGGCCTCCTCGCCCCGAGCGACGGCGAGGTGAGCTACGACGGGCCGGACGCGGCACGCCCGCTCGGCTACCTTCCACAGGAGCCGACCTTCCGTCCCGGCTTCACCACCCGCGAAACGATCGGGTTCTACGCGCGTCTGGTCGACGACGATCCGGACGAACTGCTCGACCGCGTCGGGCTCGATCGGGTGCCGGATCGCCGGGTCGAGGCCCTCTCAGGCGGCATGACGCGTCTGCTCGGCATCGCACAGGCGCTGGCCGGCGACCCGCCCGTCCTCGCGCTCGACGAACCGGCGAGCGGACTGGATCCCGGCATGAGCCAACGGGTGTTCGACATCCTCGACCGGCTGGCCGAGGACGGCCACTCGGTCGTCGTCACCTCCCACGACCTCCCGTTGGTCGAGCGCTCGGCGGATCGGATCGTCGTCCTCGACCGAGGTGAGGCCGTCGCGGCCGACACGCCGGCGGCGTTACGCGAGCGGACGGGTGGCCCACTCCACGAGACGTTCACGAGTCTCGTCCAGGCCGACGATAGCGTGGGGATCCACACGGGGGAGACGCGATGA
- a CDS encoding NosD domain-containing protein, with the protein MSDGATRRYQLVAGACSLLLITTAAGAFAVDLGSTRPDPVPFADTVKLGVTAETEQASQHRGASIPRVEVFYSQYRYVVGYAGVAGAVSALDEPGREQQFGYPLAVYASDYAGRSPRCENGTLTSATNPDWVSVTDAQFVVGSRASLAGESVVVPFSAADDASAFADDCGGRVVDWAELRRDPPAVPSAAGVESSLDDRRTRADRRASDAESLLDRETSVVVGRDAPTVQQAVTAAPPNTTVVVPSGTYAERVTVDKPVTLRGENATLDGGGTGTVIEVRADDVAVTGLTIRGVGNATRAENASESGDWDESIQQGYGGGDAGIAAHNVSGLYVHDVTMNTPANGVLLRRAPGAVVDDLRVYGTDEWLDGFMGVIAMNEAVVVQNSYVEGGRDGVYLHRAEGTVVRNNTFLDQRFGVHLMYTSETLIADNVARGQRGSGVVVMTRPTANAIVGNDVRHATGGIFVGGSGSYVARNVVVDTDRGLVSYATQTAYEHNVLYENRVGFAASSVVPSNRVVANDFVGNDRHATAGPGPLRIYTEDGRGNYWEGAYDLSGDPGSPTLERAYSPTDDLDRRFHRTDAAVTLSAAPTVRGLRAFRGTTPGLRRASIIDLSPLARPSNPDRLAAARNETRVEGSA; encoded by the coding sequence ATGAGTGACGGGGCCACACGGAGATATCAGCTCGTGGCGGGAGCGTGTTCACTCCTGTTGATCACGACGGCGGCCGGTGCGTTCGCCGTCGATCTGGGATCGACGCGCCCCGATCCGGTGCCGTTCGCGGACACGGTGAAACTCGGCGTCACCGCCGAAACCGAACAGGCGTCGCAGCACCGTGGCGCTTCCATCCCACGCGTCGAGGTCTTCTACTCGCAGTATCGGTACGTGGTCGGGTACGCGGGCGTCGCAGGGGCGGTGTCGGCGCTCGACGAACCCGGGCGCGAACAGCAGTTCGGGTATCCACTCGCCGTCTACGCCTCCGACTACGCCGGGCGCTCGCCACGGTGTGAGAACGGCACGCTCACGTCCGCCACCAACCCCGACTGGGTGTCAGTGACCGACGCCCAGTTCGTCGTCGGGAGCCGCGCGAGTCTCGCCGGCGAGTCGGTCGTCGTCCCCTTCTCCGCGGCGGACGACGCGTCGGCCTTCGCCGACGACTGTGGCGGCCGGGTCGTCGACTGGGCGGAACTCCGCCGCGACCCGCCCGCGGTTCCCAGCGCCGCCGGCGTGGAATCGAGCCTCGACGACCGCCGGACGCGAGCGGACCGACGCGCAAGCGACGCCGAATCCCTCCTCGACCGCGAGACGTCGGTCGTGGTCGGCCGCGACGCACCGACCGTCCAGCAGGCGGTGACCGCCGCACCGCCGAACACGACCGTCGTCGTGCCGTCGGGGACCTACGCCGAACGCGTCACGGTCGACAAGCCGGTCACCCTCCGTGGCGAGAACGCGACGCTCGACGGCGGCGGTACCGGGACGGTGATCGAGGTTCGGGCGGACGACGTGGCGGTGACGGGACTCACGATACGCGGCGTCGGCAACGCGACGCGTGCCGAGAACGCGTCCGAGAGCGGCGACTGGGACGAATCGATCCAGCAGGGGTACGGCGGCGGCGACGCCGGGATCGCCGCCCACAACGTCTCCGGGCTCTACGTCCACGACGTGACGATGAACACCCCGGCTAACGGGGTGTTGCTCCGGCGGGCACCCGGTGCCGTCGTGGACGATCTGCGAGTGTACGGTACCGACGAGTGGCTCGACGGCTTCATGGGCGTCATCGCGATGAACGAGGCCGTCGTCGTGCAGAACTCGTACGTCGAGGGCGGGCGCGACGGCGTCTACCTCCACCGCGCCGAGGGCACCGTCGTGCGAAACAACACCTTCCTCGACCAGCGGTTCGGCGTCCACCTCATGTACACCTCCGAGACGCTGATCGCGGACAACGTCGCACGCGGACAGCGGGGCAGCGGCGTCGTCGTCATGACGCGCCCGACGGCGAACGCCATCGTCGGCAACGACGTCCGCCACGCCACGGGTGGCATCTTCGTCGGCGGGTCGGGGAGCTACGTCGCTCGCAACGTGGTCGTCGACACCGACCGCGGACTGGTGTCGTACGCCACCCAGACGGCCTACGAGCACAACGTCCTCTACGAGAATCGGGTCGGCTTCGCCGCCTCGTCGGTCGTCCCCTCGAACCGGGTCGTCGCCAACGACTTCGTCGGGAACGACCGCCACGCCACCGCCGGCCCCGGCCCGCTCCGGATCTACACCGAGGACGGCCGTGGCAACTACTGGGAGGGGGCCTACGACCTGTCCGGGGATCCCGGATCGCCGACCCTCGAGCGGGCCTACTCGCCGACGGACGACCTCGACCGCCGGTTCCACCGAACCGACGCGGCGGTGACGCTGAGCGCCGCGCCCACCGTCCGCGGCCTGCGGGCGTTCCGCGGGACGACCCCCGGCCTTCGCAGGGCCAGTATCATCGATCTCTCGCCGCTGGCACGTCCGTCGAATCCGGACCGCCTCGCGGCGGCGCGCAACGAGACGCGCGTGGAGGGTTCGGCGTGA
- a CDS encoding SCO family protein, giving the protein MHRRTFLRSTGAAGAVGGLAGCLGAVGLGDSNPDVVLEEPDRQFESGDVPYPAWGQRVPDVTLPAPIESREVRLRDVETPSLLTFFYSHCRTVCPVLISTQRNVQAHALNNGYGDAVSFFPVTFDPARDTAERLQTYAEDMNVDPAEENWHFLRPASKDRAKAVVQEEFGVAFQRTEPEDMDSYMFTHAALTLLVNADGFVERAYRSKSPDEETIIADLKAVRGA; this is encoded by the coding sequence ATGCACCGACGGACGTTTCTTCGGTCGACCGGCGCAGCGGGCGCAGTCGGCGGACTCGCCGGATGTCTCGGGGCAGTCGGCTTGGGCGACTCGAACCCCGATGTCGTCCTCGAGGAACCCGACCGGCAGTTCGAGAGCGGCGACGTTCCGTATCCCGCGTGGGGCCAACGGGTTCCGGACGTGACGCTCCCTGCCCCGATCGAATCCCGGGAAGTTCGCCTCCGAGACGTCGAGACCCCGTCACTCCTGACGTTCTTCTACAGTCACTGCCGGACCGTCTGTCCCGTGCTCATCTCGACACAGCGGAACGTCCAAGCCCACGCGCTGAACAACGGGTACGGTGACGCCGTTTCGTTCTTCCCGGTGACGTTCGATCCCGCCCGTGACACCGCAGAACGCCTCCAAACGTACGCCGAGGACATGAACGTCGACCCCGCCGAGGAGAACTGGCACTTTCTCCGGCCGGCCTCGAAGGACCGAGCGAAGGCCGTCGTCCAGGAGGAGTTCGGGGTCGCCTTCCAGCGAACCGAACCCGAGGACATGGACAGCTACATGTTCACTCACGCGGCACTGACGCTGCTCGTCAACGCCGACGGGTTCGTCGAGCGCGCGTATCGCTCGAAATCGCCGGACGAGGAGACCATCATCGCCGACCTGAAAGCGGTGAGAGGCGCGTGA
- a CDS encoding TlpA family protein disulfide reductase, with protein MNRRQTVAAMAAGLGLTGGSLWVSQRGIPGGRSRSGGRLPIRVETLDAHGSTAGEALVPTPGTVTVVDLFATWCAPCDDQLEVLNAIRPEYDEVSFVSVTNERPSETLTRADIAEWWNRNGGAWTVGLDPGSELLSAFGASGLPYIAIVDGDGTRRFGHSGLAGADTLRDHLDGLVE; from the coding sequence GTGAACCGCCGGCAGACGGTCGCCGCGATGGCCGCAGGACTCGGGCTCACTGGCGGGAGTCTCTGGGTCTCACAGCGCGGTATCCCGGGGGGACGGTCCCGGAGTGGAGGGCGACTGCCGATCCGCGTAGAGACCCTAGACGCACACGGGTCGACGGCGGGAGAGGCGCTCGTGCCGACACCGGGAACCGTGACCGTCGTCGACCTCTTCGCCACGTGGTGTGCCCCGTGTGACGACCAACTCGAGGTACTGAACGCGATCCGTCCCGAATACGACGAGGTGTCGTTCGTGTCCGTCACGAACGAACGTCCGAGCGAGACGCTGACGAGGGCGGACATCGCCGAGTGGTGGAATCGCAACGGCGGCGCCTGGACCGTCGGTTTGGATCCGGGGAGTGAACTGTTGAGTGCGTTCGGGGCGAGCGGACTCCCCTACATCGCCATCGTCGACGGGGACGGAACCCGCCGGTTCGGTCACAGCGGGCTCGCCGGCGCGGACACGCTGCGAGACCACCTCGACGGACTGGTGGAATGA
- a CDS encoding cytochrome c biogenesis protein CcdA has translation MIEPGAVAALAFAASAGVATFFAPCAFPLLPGYVGYYLSENDGDTGMVAPAVAAAGGALGAFAVLTVLVLAVGRPVKTALPMLEPVVGVGLIAFGILTLLNRGPAFHVPLPERPASVTGFGVFGAVYAVAAAGCVVPLLFGVLTQALALPVHSSVLVLAVYALGVALPLVGVTLLAGAGIDFWSSAGRYSGRVRRFAAGVMILAGSGQIYLAVFELGVG, from the coding sequence ATGATCGAACCGGGAGCCGTTGCGGCGCTGGCCTTCGCCGCGAGCGCGGGCGTCGCGACGTTTTTCGCCCCCTGTGCCTTCCCGCTCCTGCCGGGCTACGTGGGGTACTATCTGAGCGAAAACGACGGGGACACGGGGATGGTCGCCCCCGCCGTCGCCGCTGCCGGGGGTGCGCTCGGTGCGTTCGCCGTCCTCACCGTGCTGGTCCTGGCGGTCGGCCGGCCGGTGAAGACCGCACTCCCGATGCTCGAACCGGTCGTCGGCGTCGGGCTGATAGCGTTCGGCATCCTGACGCTCCTGAATCGAGGGCCGGCGTTCCACGTCCCGCTTCCCGAACGACCGGCGTCAGTAACCGGGTTCGGCGTGTTCGGCGCCGTGTACGCCGTCGCCGCGGCGGGCTGTGTGGTGCCACTACTGTTCGGCGTGCTGACCCAGGCGCTGGCACTGCCGGTCCACTCCAGTGTCCTCGTCCTGGCGGTGTACGCGCTCGGGGTGGCACTCCCGCTCGTCGGGGTGACGCTGCTCGCCGGCGCCGGAATCGACTTCTGGAGCTCCGCCGGCAGGTACTCGGGACGGGTGCGACGGTTCGCGGCCGGTGTGATGATCCTAGCGGGGAGCGGACAGATATACCTCGCAGTGTTCGAACTCGGCGTGGGATGA
- a CDS encoding desampylase, producing the protein MTGDVTGSVLRLSRSAYDDIVHQGYDGGDEEVCGVLAGEHGDTESVVREVHRATNVADEPQVRYAMDPEEQFEIIERVEADGMAVVGFYHSHPAGPVQPSRTDVDRATWPGYSYAICAFDGYPYLGSWRWTGETFERETVALFAD; encoded by the coding sequence GTGACGGGTGACGTGACCGGGTCCGTCCTCCGGCTATCGCGGAGTGCCTACGACGATATCGTCCATCAGGGCTACGACGGCGGCGACGAGGAGGTCTGTGGCGTCCTCGCCGGCGAGCACGGCGACACCGAGAGCGTCGTTCGCGAGGTACACCGGGCGACGAACGTCGCCGACGAGCCACAGGTCCGGTACGCGATGGATCCCGAAGAGCAGTTCGAGATCATCGAGCGGGTGGAAGCGGACGGGATGGCGGTCGTCGGGTTCTATCACAGCCACCCCGCCGGCCCGGTCCAGCCGAGCCGGACGGACGTCGACCGCGCGACGTGGCCCGGCTACTCCTACGCCATCTGTGCGTTCGACGGCTACCCCTATCTGGGGTCGTGGCGGTGGACCGGCGAGACGTTCGAGCGGGAAACCGTCGCGCTGTTCGCCGACTAG
- a CDS encoding rhodanese-like domain-containing protein, whose amino-acid sequence MVEEVTPEELHDRLESGDSPQIVDIRGPREFAAGHIPGAINVPMGELPSRIDEIDWADDVVVACPIGQSSIQAARLIGSYEDVDDAGSVRSMKGGYDAWEYELERDG is encoded by the coding sequence ATGGTCGAGGAAGTCACACCCGAGGAGCTTCACGACCGGTTGGAGTCGGGTGACAGCCCGCAGATCGTCGACATCCGCGGGCCCCGCGAGTTCGCGGCCGGCCACATTCCCGGCGCGATCAACGTGCCGATGGGCGAACTCCCGAGTCGGATCGACGAGATCGACTGGGCGGACGACGTCGTCGTGGCCTGTCCGATCGGCCAGTCGTCGATCCAGGCCGCACGACTCATCGGGAGCTACGAGGACGTCGACGACGCCGGCTCGGTTCGCAGCATGAAAGGTGGCTACGACGCCTGGGAGTACGAACTCGAACGTGACGGGTGA
- a CDS encoding PQQ-binding-like beta-propeller repeat protein, with protein sequence MIPPRTRADRSDAESARIESQCPVSRRTALRSLGVLLAGGTAGCIGGSGPSSDRIRWRKRIRGQPLLDDGTLYMMGRLTLHALSATDGSKRWTTEYSEGDFDQRLCLRSDIAVDGRRVYVPGCDGLRALRRSDGERSWFVDAPLRQGVGVGDGRVYANAEDLLAVDAEAGDVVWRADTGGDRLTRPAATADGVVFTNRVDGVVTAFDVDGERRWRYRTDTETRGPTVAGDTVYVATSTEPGLAGRLLALNRADGAVRWAVETPSPKRGTRPVVDGDTVYLGCSGREHGTLVALDRSDGAERWSFTDENSTVYEPAVTDRMVYAGSNDNHVYAFSRDGELRWQVETDSVVGSVVAGEELLYAANNERLFAIDRS encoded by the coding sequence ATGATACCGCCACGAACGCGTGCCGACCGATCGGACGCCGAATCCGCACGGATCGAGTCCCAGTGTCCGGTCTCCCGCAGAACGGCACTCCGGTCACTCGGTGTCCTCCTCGCCGGCGGTACTGCCGGCTGTATCGGGGGATCCGGGCCGTCGTCCGATCGGATCCGGTGGCGCAAACGGATCCGCGGTCAGCCCCTCCTCGACGACGGGACGCTCTACATGATGGGGCGACTGACGCTTCACGCACTGTCCGCGACCGACGGGAGCAAACGGTGGACGACCGAATACAGCGAGGGCGACTTCGACCAGCGGCTCTGTCTCCGCAGCGACATCGCCGTCGACGGCCGGCGGGTCTACGTTCCGGGTTGTGACGGCCTCCGGGCCCTCCGGCGGTCCGACGGCGAGCGGAGCTGGTTCGTCGACGCGCCGCTCAGGCAGGGTGTCGGCGTCGGCGACGGGCGGGTGTACGCGAACGCCGAGGACCTGCTCGCCGTCGACGCCGAGGCCGGCGACGTCGTCTGGCGCGCGGACACTGGTGGTGACCGCCTGACGAGGCCGGCCGCGACGGCCGATGGGGTCGTCTTCACCAACCGCGTCGACGGAGTCGTGACGGCGTTCGACGTCGATGGCGAGCGACGGTGGCGGTATCGGACCGACACCGAGACCCGGGGTCCAACGGTCGCCGGCGACACCGTCTACGTGGCCACGTCGACCGAGCCGGGACTGGCGGGACGGCTGCTCGCCCTGAACCGTGCGGACGGCGCCGTTCGGTGGGCGGTCGAGACACCGTCGCCCAAACGCGGGACGCGTCCGGTCGTCGACGGCGACACGGTGTATCTCGGCTGTAGCGGGCGGGAGCACGGAACCCTCGTCGCACTCGATCGCTCGGACGGCGCCGAACGGTGGTCGTTCACGGACGAGAACAGCACCGTCTACGAACCCGCCGTGACCGACCGGATGGTGTACGCCGGATCGAACGACAACCACGTCTACGCGTTCTCCCGGGACGGCGAGCTGCGGTGGCAAGTCGAGACGGACAGCGTCGTCGGATCGGTCGTCGCGGGGGAAGAGCTCCTCTATGCGGCGAACAACGAGCGGCTCTTCGCCATCGATCGGTCGTGA
- a CDS encoding histidine kinase N-terminal 7TM domain-containing protein — translation MELLSTLGTVSLKAVATALLGRTLWRTAQSREQPSAEPFMALLGTLTLWAGFALGDELSPLVPGDVVSTVCSLGQLGAAMLVPGIWTVYALGYTGRGTGLTKRRIALFLGIAFPVVMSGVAIATTNSETAMVRQLAPLIGFEVFYLFGLFVYGTYLLVRFGGDHPRVSNTQVAVVTGGVAAPYLISLDTFETVWNATGTGGGTSVGLLVSGVLLTVAVRRYPVTTGFPKADHVARTRVFETLRESVVVLDWNDHVLDVNEATIDLFDTSAEAVIGEPIRTLSEGLDGPDFSAGATGTVWLRTSKGRRQFQFGVSAVTDTSSDRDAPVARTVLLRDVTDQQTRQQRLSVLNRILRHNVRNDLDTVLAHTNRIDDEDVRETLRTTVNGTLRLSTKAREAEDVMTAVTDTPEPVDIADVASSVAEAFRSRDDSNDVSVVVDDEPQVVSHRTVLRRVLLELVENGLEHAETESPRVEIRVQRGSDGIPEVVVADRGPGLPEREREILAAGTESQLRHGQGIGLWFVHWAVTQLGGELTFDRNEPTGSVITVRLYDGADDRS, via the coding sequence ATGGAGCTCCTGTCGACACTCGGGACGGTCAGTCTCAAGGCCGTGGCGACTGCCCTGTTGGGTCGGACGCTGTGGCGAACCGCCCAGTCACGGGAGCAACCGAGTGCGGAGCCGTTCATGGCCCTGCTCGGCACCCTGACGCTGTGGGCAGGGTTCGCGCTCGGGGACGAACTGTCGCCTCTCGTCCCCGGCGACGTCGTCTCGACGGTCTGTTCGCTCGGTCAGTTGGGCGCAGCCATGCTCGTTCCGGGGATCTGGACCGTGTACGCGCTCGGGTACACGGGCCGGGGGACGGGGTTGACGAAGCGCCGGATCGCGCTGTTTCTCGGAATCGCGTTCCCCGTGGTCATGTCCGGCGTCGCCATCGCCACCACGAACTCGGAGACGGCGATGGTGCGTCAGTTGGCCCCGCTGATCGGATTCGAGGTATTCTATCTGTTCGGACTGTTCGTCTACGGCACCTACCTGCTGGTCCGTTTCGGCGGCGACCATCCCCGTGTCTCCAACACACAGGTCGCCGTCGTAACGGGCGGCGTCGCTGCACCGTACCTGATCAGTCTCGACACGTTCGAGACCGTGTGGAACGCCACCGGGACGGGGGGCGGGACGAGTGTCGGCCTGCTGGTCTCCGGCGTGCTCTTGACGGTGGCCGTCCGTCGTTATCCGGTCACGACCGGCTTCCCGAAGGCCGATCACGTCGCTCGAACGCGCGTCTTCGAAACCCTCCGAGAGTCGGTGGTCGTCCTCGACTGGAACGACCACGTACTCGACGTGAACGAAGCCACGATCGATCTGTTCGACACGTCGGCCGAGGCCGTGATCGGGGAACCGATCCGGACGCTCTCCGAAGGGCTCGACGGCCCCGATTTCTCGGCCGGTGCCACCGGAACCGTGTGGCTGCGGACCTCGAAGGGTCGACGACAGTTCCAGTTCGGCGTCTCCGCGGTCACCGACACCTCGTCGGATCGGGACGCGCCCGTCGCCAGGACGGTCCTCCTCCGCGACGTGACCGACCAGCAGACCCGACAGCAACGGCTCTCGGTCCTCAACCGGATCCTCAGACACAACGTCCGGAACGATCTGGACACGGTACTCGCACACACCAACCGGATCGACGACGAGGACGTACGCGAGACGCTCAGAACGACCGTGAACGGGACGCTACGGCTCAGCACGAAGGCCAGGGAGGCCGAGGACGTGATGACCGCCGTCACCGACACGCCGGAACCCGTCGATATCGCGGACGTCGCGTCGTCCGTCGCCGAGGCGTTCCGTTCGCGCGACGATTCGAACGACGTGTCGGTCGTGGTGGACGACGAACCGCAGGTCGTCTCCCACCGAACCGTGCTGCGGCGGGTCCTCCTCGAACTGGTCGAGAACGGACTCGAGCACGCCGAAACCGAGTCGCCACGCGTGGAAATCCGCGTCCAGCGTGGGTCCGATGGGATCCCCGAGGTCGTGGTGGCCGACCGTGGACCCGGCCTCCCGGAGCGCGAACGGGAGATCTTGGCCGCCGGGACGGAGAGCCAACTCAGACACGGGCAGGGTATCGGGCTCTGGTTCGTCCACTGGGCAGTCACGCAGCTTGGCGGTGAACTCACCTTCGACCGGAACGAGCCGACAGGCAGCGTGATCACGGTGCGACTGTACGACGGCGCGGATGACCGGAGCTAG
- a CDS encoding trimeric intracellular cation channel family protein has product MTQDLVSALFGDPFAVVNTTGLVAFALVGSAKAIREEFDLFGVVVVGLATAFVGGVTRDLLVNRVPLALQSPVEIGLGLLGVGLAVVLSLRLRAPDEHTLIVVSDAVGLGAFATTGAIVASDVVTSAFGVVAIATVNAVGGGAFADILLDRSPFILFDDFYASCAVLGGCSYWLVAGAGVIDGGAALACATVTVAVRLVAVTRDWQVPTVGDLRNTDE; this is encoded by the coding sequence GTGACGCAGGATCTCGTCTCTGCCCTGTTCGGCGACCCGTTCGCAGTGGTGAACACGACCGGGTTGGTCGCGTTCGCGCTCGTCGGCTCGGCAAAGGCGATCCGCGAGGAGTTCGACCTGTTCGGGGTCGTAGTCGTCGGACTGGCGACGGCCTTCGTCGGCGGCGTCACGCGCGACCTCCTGGTGAACCGGGTGCCGCTCGCGCTCCAGTCGCCGGTCGAGATCGGTCTGGGACTACTCGGGGTCGGACTGGCCGTGGTGTTGAGCCTCCGCCTGCGGGCCCCGGACGAGCACACCCTCATCGTCGTCTCGGACGCCGTCGGGCTCGGGGCGTTCGCCACCACCGGTGCCATCGTCGCGAGCGACGTCGTGACCTCGGCGTTCGGCGTCGTCGCCATCGCGACGGTCAACGCCGTCGGCGGCGGCGCGTTCGCGGACATCCTCCTCGATCGGTCCCCGTTCATCCTGTTCGACGACTTCTACGCGAGCTGTGCGGTGTTGGGCGGCTGTTCGTACTGGCTCGTAGCGGGTGCCGGCGTGATCGACGGCGGGGCCGCCCTCGCGTGTGCGACGGTGACCGTGGCGGTCCGGCTGGTCGCGGTCACGCGGGACTGGCAGGTGCCGACGGTCGGGGACCTGCGGAACACGGACGAGTGA
- a CDS encoding HalX domain-containing protein: MSTAQPTVLLVDDEADIVDVYALAFSEDYDVLKAHDGEEALEKVSDADVVLLDRRMPGLSGREVLAAIRERGFDVRVAMVTAVDPDFDIAEMPFDAYLTKPVGEAELRETVDGLLTLTDYDEQVRERFAIAEKMAALETEKAGAELAESEEYQRLAERAAELDAETSETVGEMDPETFEQALTGITELEDE; encoded by the coding sequence ATGTCAACAGCGCAGCCGACCGTCCTCCTGGTCGACGACGAGGCGGACATCGTCGACGTCTACGCTCTCGCGTTCTCCGAGGACTACGACGTCCTGAAAGCCCACGACGGCGAGGAAGCCCTGGAGAAGGTGAGCGACGCGGACGTGGTCCTGCTCGACCGTCGGATGCCGGGACTCTCCGGGCGGGAGGTACTCGCGGCGATCAGGGAACGGGGGTTCGACGTTCGCGTCGCGATGGTGACGGCCGTCGACCCCGATTTCGACATCGCGGAGATGCCCTTCGACGCCTACCTGACAAAACCCGTGGGGGAGGCGGAACTCCGGGAGACCGTCGACGGTCTGCTGACGCTCACCGACTACGACGAACAGGTGCGCGAGCGGTTCGCCATCGCGGAGAAGATGGCGGCCCTGGAGACGGAGAAGGCGGGCGCCGAACTCGCCGAGAGCGAGGAGTACCAGCGGCTGGCCGAGCGAGCGGCGGAACTCGACGCCGAGACCTCGGAGACGGTCGGCGAGATGGATCCGGAGACCTTCGAACAGGCGCTCACGGGGATCACGGAACTAGAGGACGAGTGA
- a CDS encoding RNA polymerase Rpb4 family protein, whose product MTIFKEQLDEEFVTVSEVKDVLAEVEAERAADVDREMRYELARAIEHANTFAVLDAEESRELVENLLELEQVDEVAAFKIADLLPYDRDELRSVFAHGRYSLDGDELDEILNVVAKYA is encoded by the coding sequence ATGACTATCTTCAAAGAGCAACTCGACGAGGAGTTCGTCACCGTCTCGGAGGTCAAGGACGTCCTCGCCGAAGTCGAGGCGGAGCGCGCGGCGGACGTCGACCGCGAGATGCGATACGAACTCGCGCGGGCCATCGAGCACGCCAACACCTTCGCCGTCCTCGACGCCGAGGAGTCCCGCGAACTCGTCGAGAACCTCCTCGAACTCGAACAGGTCGACGAGGTGGCGGCGTTCAAGATCGCGGACCTCCTCCCGTACGACCGCGACGAACTCCGGTCGGTGTTCGCCCACGGCCGCTACTCGCTCGACGGCGACGAACTCGACGAGATCCTGAACGTCGTGGCGAAGTACGCCTGA